The genome window GGCCGGTATTAATCACAACTTGAGAAATTCCTGAGGACAGTCCTAATATTCAACCTAATTTCCTCCACCAAGCCTTTTCTAACTGGGGTCTAACCaggattgtttttttttttttttttttcctaatgAAAGACTATAGCGGGCAGGCTAAGAAACTTGAAACTTATACCGGAAAAAAAGATGTTCTTCATGTTGAGGGTAAAGCAACTTCGTGTGCCTCACCAATCAAGACTAATTCATGCAAAAATAGAGGTGGGAGTGTGGGACTCACGTTTTCTGGATGAAGTCAGAGATTCATAAAAGTTGAAACCAAATCATGGTATGATATGAGGCTATGGCCTACAAACCCCCGACCTAGGTATTATAAAAACCGGGTATTGACAACCTGAATCTGACCCTACCCTACCCTATGGGTATGGACCATGTACGGTATTCCAGCTGAGAACCCGAACCCGGGTTTTATAGACCCGCTTCATACTCGGGTTTTATGTATACCCGGGTTTTTTCAATACCCGTACCTGAGTTTTTGTTATACCCTGCCCGGGTTTTTTTATACCCACCCGGGTTTTTTCCATACCCGGGCCATACCCAAACCCTACATGGACTCGAAAATAGGGTATTCCAAAACCCGGGTATAAAAAACCCGAACCCGAAGTTGGCTACACAGATACACATGGTATGGATTTCTTGCCAAATACCCGGACCCGAAACTGACCAGGGTATTGGCAATACCCAAAAGTCCAAAACCCGGTTATACCCGTACCCGGGTATGTACCCGAACCCGGATATTAAAAAAGCCTGGTTTTGCGCACCTCTACTATGGCCTTGAAATTACAAAATGCAACtactatataaaagcttgttggACCAAGGGGGATCTTTGACCCAACTAGTGTAGCAGCCCACTTGAGGGGGATCTTTGACCCAACTGGTGGTTAagacttaacagagttaacatataGGTTTGGTCACAGTTTCTTTATACTCTtacaaatataaatattataCTTCAAGTAGGTTTGGTGTCACTTTCTTTATACTCTTATAAATATTATACTTCAAGATATGATACGAACATTTGCCTTGTTTTGCAATCTCTGCAATTAAAAACTAAATCTTTGTTAGGATCAAAAACTAAAATATTAGTGACGAATATTTATACGTTGTTTAGGATTATGTTCGATTCATTTAATCATTTATAGTGGCGAATCTAGAAAAAAAATAACGGGCAacgtttcaaaattttcttttctATAGGGgcaacgaaatcgaaaaaacgtcaattttttTTCCAAATGTACACTACCGCCGAATATTCAAAGTAATTATTTGATTCTATGTCACACATGGTGTAAGCTCCCTATTTAGCCATCAAAGCGCAACATTTCGCCCATCGCCTTCGTCCCGGGCCCGGGCGCGTGCGAGTGCTTCGCACCCTCCTGGCAACCACTGGATATGAGTTGTCACACAAGAATACATTTGTGTAGAGAATTATAATTATAAATCAACAAAAGATTTATCTCCCCATCTATGTAGGACAAGCTCAATTTATTACATGTTTATGGTTCCAACACACAAACTTAATGCACAAAATCTCTCATTCATCTTGACTTAATTAATAAATAAGCATTATATTAActcataatataatattatttataaaatttccaaCAAAAGATTCAACTACTCTGAAACCAAACCCTTAGCAAAAAACTACTTTGACTATCACAATTATTTATTACTAATTAAAAAACAGATAAGTAGtcaaatatttttaaaaacacAATTTCTCatactatattataaaaaaaatacataaccatattattatatataaataataggtTAGAACCCCGCGTATTACACTGGTTACATAAAcataagtttatataataaataataaaaaatatatatctttaaaaaaacttgTTTATTACACGtattgaataaaatataatgtcatatgttaacaaATAAAGTCGTCaagtttatcttttaaaaatgaactttgatgcattgtttacttattataacattttactttgtttttttattttgcataaatgtaattttatataataaataataaaaatatatatgtttataaaaaactcgtatattgcacgtgttaaataaaatataatgtcatatgttaacatATATAGTTGTCAAGATtaatcttttaaaaatgaactttgaatctactcataataaaaataaatgttatccttatcaaaaattttgtttaaaattatttatagaaaaacaaatatttattcttatcttaTTTTtcgtttaaaattattattattactaggttaaaaccccgtgtattacaagGGTcgcataaatataattttatgtaataaataataaaaatatatatttttaaaaaaacttcgtatattacacgtgttgaataaaatataatgtcatatgttaatacaaatagtcatcaagatttatcttttaaaaatgaacattgatatactatttacttattataacattttacgttgtttttttttttttttgcataaatgtaattttatataataaataataaaaagatatatCTTTTAAAAAACTTGTATATTGCACTTgtttaataaaatataatgtcatatgttaacatacaatcatcaagatttatcttttaaaactaaacttTAATGTATtgtttacttattataacattttactttgttaaatatgtattcttaactaattttttgtttaaaattattattattatttaatatgagagataaataGAAAAATAATGTGAAAAAGCACCAGGgagtgacacgtgtccaaaaaagattttcatttattagtataggaagatgatcataataaaaacaaacgtttatttttatctaatattttcaaaaattatttatagaaaaaaatatttattcttatctaataacttgtttaaaattattattatttaaaatgagagataaataggaaaataagtGAGAAATCACCAGAAAGTGACATGTGTCtaaaaaagatttttatttattagtataggaagcttattattattattattattattattattattattattattattattattattatttgatcataataaaaacaaacgtttatccttatcaaaatttttgtttaaagttatttatagaaaaacaaatatttattcttatctaatttttgtttaaaattaatatggaagataaataggaaaataaggtgagaaTGCACTAGgaagtgacacgtgtccaaattttttttcatttattagtatagaaatatatatatatatatatatatatatatatatatatatatatatatatatatatagggaggggctcatgcgagaaccacccttattgtgagaaccttgagaaccaatttgaacacaacctaaaatagctaaaaaaaacctaaaaaaacctaacccccaccccccaccacccccccccaaaaaaaaacctaacccctccccccaaaaaaaaaaaaaaaacctaaaccccccccccaagcttaaatgctaaaaactaaacccccaaaaaacctaaaaaaatctaaattttttttttgaattttttaatattttttatgttaaaatcgctacttttagaagccaaataaaaaaaattaaaaaaaaataaattttttttcttcgaaaagtagcgatttttttataaaaaattcaaaaaaaaatttgtgtgatttttagctatttttaggcatttttggtgtgttcacattggttctcgcggttctcacaataagaggtggttctcgcatgatcttctccctatatatatatagggtggggttctagagtgaacactgatgtatttgcgaactgagtgaactaatcctgaccattgatctacacacgtgtatcgCCAGGATcttatcatcaaatcgtaaaaaacaccagtgtatttcaacatcaaatcctgacctttgatctacacacgtgtatggccaggattagttcactcagtttacaatctacactagtgttcacttttgagcctaatcctatatatatatgagtaggagttgggtggaaagtctatttttcctagaaagtctaggaaggaataagaattggacatgtgaCATTCagggattttaagtagaaggacaatcatgtaatttcacattttaattttatttttggaatgtatcttcattaactaaaattccatgattttcggaatttttattattttcgaattcaaatcttaaagtcaatgtgttcattaactaaaattccatgccacattacatcgcatattccattgttcaAAAAATTACTggaatttatcagcatgttcttggtgctgtgttttaacagtatacagggctaaagtcaatttttttatagatcccacaatataaagatggtaaaacacagggtatgaatccgattgctgttaaaacacaactgtatgaatatgaatgctaaaacacaagtgtatgaaTCTGCCTGCTGTTacaacacaactgtatgaatctgtttgctgttaaaacacaactgtatgaatctgaatgctaaaacacagctgtatgaatctgcttgttgttaaaacacatctgtatgaatctggatgttaaaacacatcggtatgaatctgcttgctgttaaaagacatctgtatgaatctgcttactgttaaaacacatctgtatgaatcttgatgttaaaacacatctgtatgaatttgcttgctgttaaaacacaactgtatgaatctgcttgctgttaaaacacatctgtatgaatctggatgttaaaacacatttgtatgaatctgcttgctgttaaaacacatctgtatgaatctgtttgctgttaaaacacatctgtatgaatctgaatgctaaaacacaattgtatgaatctgcttgctgttaaaacacatatgtatgaatctggatgctaaaccacaactgtatgaatctgcttgctgctaaaacacaactgtattaatttgctttctgttaaaacacatcgtcaagaaaacggagatgataagaacaatatttgaatagTGATGATGAACttggagatggtggagatggagaagtgttttaatttgatccgatgctctccatcgtttctaaagttatctttttccatgattgtagttatttttggtagggattggggtttccaagatgggtttggagagagagagagagggaaaatcgcttAAATTTAGGAACTggcggttatctaattgatttaaaacacgaccattgacaaaattgcccctactcatttaaaataatcaattaattaaactcaaatattacaagattgcctttgatttaatctcaacccttaaacacaccaatcggatggaccagatcgcttcctagactttctaggaaaaacatactttccgtgcgaaccctactctatatatataaacttagatgtagaggtttttattttttttaattattatcttTTATTACTGTTATAATAATAAGGgtggagttggctacaaagtccatttttcctacaaaatTTAATAAGTTAAAAAAACACCATAatatcaaccataaaacacattcaaaacccacaaataacatagtggagattactaaaacaccatatttgtgggtttgtgttgtgtttggatgataaggctttgattatcgaatgactaacattagtgtgttttatgttgattatcatgttgtgttttatattcatagttgtaTGATGGCGTCTTTGAAGTTTTTAaggactgttagggtttggatgtTGTGTTTTAGTGTTATTAACTATGTTATTTGTGAGTTTTGAGTATGTTTTATGGCTTAAATTGgttgttttatgactttgtacattttgtaggaaaaatggactttgtaacTGAACCCTACCCAATAATATAATAGCAAATAATCTATGGATTGGTAACCCAGAAACTTTGATATTGTTTAACATATTAGCATATAAATCTTGATAGAATATTGACCATTGATAGATAAGGGTGTTGAACTATTATTGAGATTCTTGAGTAGCTGAACAAAAGATTGGATAAGAAAGTTATTCAATACTAACTTCGAAATTCACTAAGACCGACTATATTAAATAACATGTAAGTATAACAAAATGGGTTATtacataattataaaaaaatatattaaacattCCAGGAAGGAACACAAAAtggattttgaaaaataaagccTAGGAGTTATAATATTTTGTTTACTTTTAAGataagatgttttttttttcttttgagtaTTGTGTTATaacatgcttatttttatctaaatCTATATTTAAATTTTGCTTAAAACCGATAAAGTACGTTCTCGGTATTGTAAGTTATAGTGAGTGTCAGTGTTGTACCGAACTGTGACGAACTAAACTGATAACCGGACAACTTCGGCACCGCTATCGAAATTATCGAAGCTAGTATCACCATTTGTTTTTATGTTTGTTACGTTCTCGGTATCGTAAATTGTAGTGAGTGTCAGTGTTGTGTTGTACCGAACACCTTCAGCACTGGTATCGAAATTATAGGTGTTGGTATTATTATTTGTGTTTATGATTTTTGATCGATATAAATATATGTCTATATCATTTTAGGTATATAAAGAGttagttttttgttttttctcTTTTGGTCGCTATAGCGAGTTTTGGTACCATAACAGACTGTTATTACCAACCGAATTGCTGCCACGTAGCGCGGAGGAAATCGCACTAGTTAAATATTAAATAACATTAGTCAAACATGTTATGTTGTGTCAAACTGATCGTGTTTAATACATGTTTAAATATTAAAATGACTATTCAATTTGAACCCACCATGTTTAACTAAATGTACAATAAGATATACATGATTAATAAGTATGTTGCTCGACACACCGCGtttaacatgtttttatataaTCAATTCAATAACACAGATGATACGGCACATTTAACACGTACATATAAGCAATTCAAAATTACGAATGACACGACACACTCAACATGACTCACTAAACACAATGATAATAGCAAGACATGGCCAACATGACATTAAATATTACCAAAAGGTGCAATTCTAAGGGTTTTTTGTTTGCCTCTTAACgaggcttttaatggttcagaccttttaatggttcaacacttaatggttcagactgtttgtttcttgagcagatgtctgaatggttcagacatttgcctctgaatggttaagtattatacagagtctgaatggttaagacctctaatctgaattgatcagacatttgcccctgaaggtttaagcattatattggctcttaatggttcagacctattactggttcaacacttaatggttcagatctcttattGATTCAAcatttaaccattcagaagttgtcaaacaacCCTTAAAACTAACTTCACGAACTACGATACTTGGTGAGAGGATGAAATTTATGTATAATAATTTAATTATCTACAATAATAATATTAGGCTAtacggtatggtgatggtccatcCTTAGAGAATGATCCGTCACGTTAGCGCCACGTAGATCGGATGTGAGGATGGGTCAAAGAGGATGAAGGTAAGGAAATGGGGGATGAGCCtaaaatatatgtatgtattgtatgtatatatgtgtgtgtgagggGGTTTTGTCTTCTAGTGGGGCGTCTTCAACGTCCGGTTGTAGCCGTTTGGGACGCCGCCCAGGGGAGGGGGGATGGGGGGGAGGAGCTTTGCCAATCCAGGACCATCTAAGGCCGAaacccataccgtgtagccttatGCGTCGAACCGTTTAGACACAGTTATAAATTGGGCCACTTACGTAAGTTGGTTAAGTTGATGAAATGTGTCGAGTGAGGAGTCCAATAATAAAGTGTCAACTCTTTTATCTATGTATttgtatgaaataaaataaaataaggaaTTTGATTCAGGGATTTGTGCATGAACGTGACCTCAACACTTGCAATTAATACCTATTTATTATTCTATTTAAAACCTCCTTTTTTGATGCTTGCTTGTGTAGTTCACGctacgttttttttttctatactTTTAGTTCTACAAAACGTTAAACGTTACTATGTTAGGTAAATTGTTATATCTTATAAATGATTTTGTCTAGGAAAAAATTAAATTATCACTTTTAGATATAACAATTAATTCCATAAACATATATAGTGATAAGTTAACACACGTCATTTTCTATAAAACAAAAATACGTGCCAATTTTATAATCAATCATTAATATGTAAGTGACGTTTTGGGATTCTCATATTATTTTCAGTATATCTATTGTACTAAAATTGTATTAAATACTGCAACTGTGTTTTCATATTATTTTTtattcattaaaaattcaaatatttttttttaacttaaaaatTAAGTAGTTAGAGAAACGACACTTCACCCTTTCAATTTTATcctatatttttatttatttgatgtataaaaaaTGATTTCAATCTCACTTGCCTTCTAAATTAATATACGTTACCGTTGACCCATTAAAATAAAAGTTAtaattgttttttaaaaatacaaaccCCACCAAATACCCTACCCCTCACCCCACTCCCCACCCCCACAAAATATGGTTGATCAAAAGGACACTTCCTTCACCAGTTTCAAATTTCCCTGAAGAAAACATGAACAACACGGCGGCTCCGGCGGCTGATTCCGGTGGCTTCCTTGGATCACAAAACATCGGTGGATTCGGGTACGGTATTGGAATCTCATTCGGCATACTTCTactcatcatcaccatcacctTGGCATCTTATTATTGTACTAGAAGTGcacaatcatcatcaccaccatcacaccACCGGCGGTGGCGAAGGGATGGTCATGGTAGCGCGATCACAACCCAGCCCGACTCGGCCCATTGTGTGATCGACATGGGCCTTGATGAGGCCACCCTCTTGAGCTACCCGGTTGTGACTTATTCGGATGTCAAGATCAAAAGAAAGGAGAGAAAGGACTCGTGTTGTTCGATTTGTTTGGCGGATTATAAGGGGAAAGATTTGCTTAGAGAGCTTCCGGATTGCGGGCATCTTTTTCATGTGAAATGTGTTGATCCGTGGCTTCGGTTGAACCCGACATGTCCAAATTGTCGAACATCCCCGTTGCCAACGCCACTCTCGACCCCGTTGGCAGAGGTTGTCCCGCTCACTGGAAGGCGAGACTGATTCATTTTGATATGAATCAGTTATGTTAATCTGACTACATTAGTCAGATTAACACATTTGTAAGACGGGACTGATTCATTTTGAATCTGAATCAATCATGTTAATCCGACTGCATAGTCGTCGGATTAACACATTTGTATAGCATTTTGGCATTATGTTTTGaattatttttcattttatacTATGTATATTAGAACAATTATTCAAACATGATCACAAGTCATATATTTTAACTTTTGTCATGTACATAATTTCTTTTGCATCAACTTTTATTTATTAAGGTGTGTATTTTAGACTCACTTAAGCCATAAACCAATGTTTATAAAACTCAAACCGAATCAGTCGGATTATTTTCCTTGGTTACACCGGGTTGTTTTTCCTTGGTTACATTTTTAGTCTCATTTTACTGGTAACGCGCCAGTAATTATTTTCTGAATGTGCGGATGAGAGGTTCAACtatattttcaaggggtgtgaTCGGTTCTTTTTGTCTATAGAATACATTAATTTCTTTTTTCAAGTGGTGCACTCGCCCACCCACCCATATACACGGGTCCGTCTCTGGCTAGTAGAACAAATTGGTCCGGTGAACCGGAGAGCTCATGGTTTGAAAGCTGATCTGGTTTTTAAAACATAATTATAtattttctcttttcttttttctttcaaaaaGGAGTTTTTTGGGATTTAGAAAATTAGTATAAAACcgtttttttttcctttcaaaAAGGAGTTTTTGGGATTTTAGAAAATTGGTAAAAAACCGTTGAGTAAGTTGGAAATATTCGTAGTCGTATTTGTCAACTAAAGGATATTCCTAGTTCTTTTCTTCCCTTGGGGATGAACCAACCTCTTGCTTGCCAAGTGCTTCAATCCAAACTAAGAAAACAAGGATATAATTGGAATTATATTTGTTGGGTCGATCatcgattatttttatttttattttgaatttgTACATACAAAAGTTATAATAATTTTAAAACAGTTTATGGATTCCTCATACAAAAAGTGCCATTTTGACTTTATACTCGTATTCTATGAATGAGAGTCAGGAAAACGATAATATGCAGATACGGTTATATGCGTACATCGGTCTAAATTATACATCAAAGTTATacgacaataataataatatatgttttatttctattttaaaCTACTTGATGTAGTTCtcaataaattaaaaaaacactactataattttgctaggaaaaaaactaaaatgatgataagaccgtaattttgggctcagggcaaaactgtaattttttcaggactaatgagcgagtgttagacaGCTCCTTTAGACGAAAAAAATTTAAATCGAGtcaacaattaaaacaaaaaacttttatagttttgctagaaaaatTAAAACGATGGGGAAGTCGTAACTTTAAACCGAGGGGGAAATCATAATTTTGtttcagggataaaatcgtaaattaaatggaccattggggttgagggcaaaatcgtaacttggctgtgtGAGAAAAAAACTAAttgcaaaactgtaaatttaaacggggcaaaacagtaattttgaaccgagggcaaaaaacataattttcaacaaatggcaaaatcGTTATTATAAGGAAAAAAAACCTAATGAAaagtgtaaatttaaacggggcaaaatcgtaatgttgaaccgagggcaaaatcgaaaatttttacctgggagcaaaagcgtaaatttatttttaagtgagggtaaaagcataattttgaactaatggtaaaatcgtaattttaaaacgggataaaatcgtaaatttgttgggcGAATAGGGGAGTGTCATGCATGATTATAAAgataaacggggcaaaatcgtaatttggcaaaaaaaaaattgtgggtGGCATGTGGCCGCCCAACTCAACCAATCCAATCAAAATACTATTGCCGGCCATGGGCTTTGTTATTGTAGATAATATAAGAGCATTAGAATACGCCCCTGACTTTATAGCCTAGTAACATCTTGGGGTGGGATAAAACTTTGAGACGAATAGATTTGGGTTCGATTACCACAAGGGTGTCTTTTCCCATATTTATTAGGTTTTCTCTAGAATTGATGTAtagacattatgcctagtggagatgaatatgatcgggTGATTCCACTAGTGGCACGATGATACACCAGTGGTCAGTCAGTGATCCAAAAATTTTCCATTAAGACTATCCACtatcacaacccaacccaacccaaccttttATTAAAAAACTAATTTCTCCCTCTTCCATCTCCACAACACAACTCAATCTAACTTTTCACTCACATACACAACCCAACCTAAAtcaatattttataaataaatatgagttataaagtaaaagaaaaatattgTAATAAACCAAAGGTTgcaagtgtaacaccccgtgttttcaaaagtcaaagtcaaagttgactttttattgtaattaatctattttaatttttgtattatatggagtaagtgttgtctaagcAAAATGAATCGAATGATAATCGAATGTGAATCATTAATCGACCTTGGATAGCAGGAAGTAGCAATGCGATAAAATTAATTAAtcgataatcaagctaatcaaatcaatcatcgaactcgaacctcgaattatgcgaactttggTACTGCtaatacgtgtgtgtgtgccttatgtgttacttgtgggTGTTTACTTTATATtggttatgtgtggtgatcaatcaaatcgaatcgaaacttgaaaggcaatcgaactcaatcgaaaatCGAAACCGAAATGTGAAATCAGGGTgcttatgttagatatagtagttgggactgggactgaaagtaatttgattaggaactctatcgtattcctatcatcgttcatcgaaatcgaaatataaaaaaaaatcgtcgcgaaacacttaAAGCGGcgttgctgatcgaacaggacatcctgatcgaacaggccagccgatcgaacctgctgttcgatcgagcagcccattcgatcggtgagcctggccgatcggttacccctttccccttttggaagcctataaataggggtatcattgtcttcatttccacttttggaaagctctgaccgaaccagccttattcttcaccttttctcagatttctctcaaatccgGTAAGTTTttactctaaatcttgtacgtttttgttcgttacacgattctacacctttctatctttcaaatcttgatttctaaccgtgaaatcaccaagatctaagtattcttagatgatgtcatcatggtgttctcgaagaacatcatactttggcctcattcaaccatgaatagcttagatctaatcgatttccacataaataaactagAATCTATCATAGATCTTAACATTCCACAGTATGAAAGATTGAGAGACGGATTTtccgactttctttcaactcttttacactcaacacattagaaccggtagaaacggagcttgaatcagctcactaatcattctcataATCACATGGTTCAAGGTTCGGATTCtaactacgaggttcaccgatttcgggttaaacgttaaactaccgttccgaacagttcactggccggacttgggggattcctgtccgaaccagtgaaacaagtaagaacccatgtcttatggttcaactcgttgtcaaagtacctcaaaatcatatcaaaataatcaaaacagccaagtgttagacgacaggccgaccaggtcagaaatgctggccgaacggctaggctgttcgaacgaacagcccagccgatcggacctaccagccgatcgaccgggccagccgatcggctagcacatggacCCACACTTTACAAATTTCATGAAGCATAGTATTGATGAagggatgttcgatcgaactgtgtttggtaaacattactcttcggatcatgagatactacacttcaacactTGATCacttttcaactcgttcgacgcattggagtgccacccgatcgaacatgtcgtCCGGTCGAGTGACACCCTGCTAAGAACCATAGCACGTAGTACCTAATCGATCGGTTGGACCagtcgatcgaacggcccgtttgatcgaccgacctgaaaggtaaagatacttcaatgttttcaaatactgcaactaaaacttcaaaagttcaaaccctcatacacaaacacatccttcccaaaggaagaaacaatccac of Helianthus annuus cultivar XRQ/B chromosome 1, HanXRQr2.0-SUNRISE, whole genome shotgun sequence contains these proteins:
- the LOC110880077 gene encoding RING-H2 finger protein ATL70; this translates as MNNTAAPAADSGGFLGSQNIGGFGYGIGISFGILLLIITITLASYYCTRSAQSSSPPSHHRRWRRDGHGSAITTQPDSAHCVIDMGLDEATLLSYPVVTYSDVKIKRKERKDSCCSICLADYKGKDLLRELPDCGHLFHVKCVDPWLRLNPTCPNCRTSPLPTPLSTPLAEVVPLTGRRD